The Nocardioides campestrisoli genome includes a window with the following:
- the obgE gene encoding GTPase ObgE, whose amino-acid sequence MAVPTFVDRVTLHVSAGRGGNGVASVHREKFKPLGGPDGGNGGPGGSVILRVDPQVTTLIEYHHSPKRKAENGGHGAGDHKNGGHGSDLVLPVPDGTVVTDAQGNVLGDLIGAGSEMVVASGGRGGLGNASLASSKRKAPGFALLGEPGDELEIHLELKVVADIGLVGYPSAGKSSLIAAISRARPKIADYPFTTLVPNLGVVRAGDTVFTVADVPGLIEGAAEGRGLGHDFLRHIERCAALVHVVDTASIEPGRNPVDDLEVMESELARYGGLEDRPRLVALNKIDVPDGAEIADMVIDDLRERGLLVFPISAASGEGVRELTFAMAEIVARTRAEKPEVEATRIVIRPPAVGGGGDFEVTRDGEGWRVRGAKPERWIRQTDFSNDEAVGFLADRLNRLGVEDKLIKLGAEEGDTVLIGHPDNSVVFDFKPEIQAGAEMLGRRGEDQRFEESRPARQRRRDIDEAMGERAENETRADVARRLDTGPSFGPSSYEIGSPQDPDWAEDDPEA is encoded by the coding sequence ATGGCAGTCCCCACGTTCGTCGACCGCGTCACCCTGCACGTCAGCGCAGGTCGCGGCGGAAACGGCGTGGCGTCCGTGCACCGCGAGAAGTTCAAGCCGCTCGGCGGCCCCGACGGGGGCAACGGCGGTCCGGGCGGCTCGGTGATCCTGCGGGTCGACCCGCAGGTGACCACGCTGATCGAGTACCACCACAGCCCCAAGCGGAAGGCCGAGAACGGTGGCCACGGGGCCGGTGACCACAAGAACGGCGGTCACGGCAGCGACCTGGTCCTGCCCGTCCCGGACGGGACGGTCGTGACCGACGCCCAGGGCAACGTGCTCGGTGACCTGATCGGCGCGGGCAGCGAGATGGTGGTCGCCTCCGGCGGCCGCGGCGGTCTCGGCAACGCCTCGCTCGCCTCCTCCAAGCGCAAGGCCCCGGGCTTCGCGCTGCTCGGTGAGCCCGGCGACGAGCTGGAGATCCACCTGGAGCTCAAGGTGGTCGCCGACATCGGCCTGGTGGGCTACCCCAGCGCCGGCAAGTCCTCGCTGATCGCCGCGATCTCCCGCGCCCGGCCCAAGATCGCGGACTACCCGTTCACCACCCTGGTGCCGAACCTGGGTGTGGTGCGAGCCGGTGACACCGTCTTCACCGTCGCCGACGTCCCCGGGCTGATCGAGGGGGCGGCCGAGGGCCGAGGGCTCGGCCACGACTTCCTGCGGCACATCGAGCGGTGTGCCGCGCTCGTGCACGTGGTCGACACCGCCTCCATCGAGCCCGGCCGCAACCCGGTCGACGACCTCGAGGTGATGGAGTCCGAGCTTGCCCGGTACGGCGGCCTGGAGGATCGGCCGCGGCTGGTCGCGCTGAACAAGATCGACGTGCCCGACGGCGCGGAGATCGCCGACATGGTGATCGACGACCTCCGGGAGCGCGGCCTGCTCGTCTTCCCGATCTCGGCCGCCTCCGGCGAGGGGGTGCGCGAGCTGACCTTCGCGATGGCGGAGATCGTCGCCCGGACCCGGGCCGAGAAGCCCGAGGTGGAGGCGACCCGGATCGTGATCCGTCCCCCTGCCGTCGGCGGCGGGGGCGACTTCGAGGTCACGCGGGACGGCGAGGGTTGGCGCGTGCGGGGCGCCAAGCCCGAGCGGTGGATCCGTCAGACCGACTTCAGCAACGACGAGGCGGTGGGCTTCCTCGCCGACCGGCTCAACCGGCTGGGTGTGGAGGACAAGCTCATCAAGCTCGGCGCCGAGGAGGGCGACACCGTGCTGATCGGTCACCCCGACAACTCGGTGGTCTTCGACTTCAAGCCCGAGATCCAGGCCGGTGCCGAGATGCTCGGACGTCGTGGCGAGGACCAGCGGTTCGAGGAGTCGCGGCCGGCACGCCAGCGGCGTCGCGACATCGACGAGGCGATGGGGGAGCGGGCCGAGAACGAGACCCGCGCCGACGTGGCGCGGCGCCTCGACACGGGGCCGTCATTCGGACCGAGCTCGTACGAGATCGGGTCGCCGCAGGACCCCGACTGGGCTGAGGACGACCCCGAGGCATGA
- the rplU gene encoding 50S ribosomal protein L21 → MYAIVRSGSKQQKVAVGDVIEIDQVQTAVGESVALPVVMVVDGESVTATGLDKASVTVEVLGGTKGPKIIIQKYKNKTGYKKRQGHRQKYTQVKVTDISV, encoded by the coding sequence GTGTACGCGATCGTGCGGAGTGGCAGCAAGCAGCAGAAGGTTGCTGTCGGCGATGTCATCGAGATCGACCAGGTCCAGACCGCCGTGGGCGAGTCCGTGGCGCTTCCCGTCGTGATGGTGGTGGACGGCGAGTCCGTCACCGCCACCGGGCTGGACAAGGCCTCTGTGACCGTCGAGGTTCTCGGTGGCACCAAGGGCCCGAAGATCATCATCCAGAAGTACAAGAACAAGACCGGCTACAAGAAGCGCCAGGGTCACCGCCAGAAGTACACCCAGGTCAAGGTCACCGACATCTCCGTCTGA
- a CDS encoding cysteine desulfurase family protein, translating to MDTATPPSVYLDHAATTPMLPVAVEAMRTHLEQVGNASSLHASGRRARRVVEESREQLAQSLGCRPGEVVFTSGGTESDNLALKGIYWARRAQDPRRVRVLATAVEHHAVLDPLHWLAVAEGAKVELLEVDATGRLDVEVFRRCLEQDPESVALVSVMWANNEVGTLQPIDDVVAIAGEHGIPVHTDAVQAVGSVPVHVGDSGVDALTFTGHKLGGPYGVGALVVRREVPVTALLHGGGQERDIRSGTLNPPGIAALAAAVEAAVANQEAHAARLSALRDDLVRRVLEVVPDAHLHGDPVRRLPGNAHLGFPDCEGDSLLMLLDAQGIECSTGSACSAGVPQPSHVLLAMGCDPAQARHSLRFSLGHSSTPADVDALVSAIGPAVERARLAHRGTR from the coding sequence ATGGACACCGCGACCCCTCCCTCGGTCTACCTCGACCACGCCGCCACCACGCCGATGCTCCCGGTGGCCGTGGAGGCGATGCGCACCCACCTGGAGCAGGTCGGCAACGCCAGCTCGCTGCACGCCTCGGGGCGACGTGCCCGTCGGGTGGTGGAGGAGAGCCGCGAGCAGCTCGCCCAGTCGCTCGGCTGCCGTCCGGGCGAGGTGGTCTTCACCTCGGGCGGGACCGAGTCGGACAACCTGGCGCTCAAGGGCATCTACTGGGCCCGACGGGCGCAGGACCCCCGCCGGGTCCGCGTCCTGGCCACCGCGGTCGAGCACCACGCCGTCCTCGACCCGCTGCACTGGCTGGCGGTCGCCGAGGGCGCCAAGGTCGAGCTGCTCGAGGTGGACGCCACCGGGCGGCTCGACGTCGAGGTCTTCCGCCGGTGCCTGGAGCAGGACCCCGAGTCGGTCGCCCTGGTCTCGGTGATGTGGGCCAACAACGAGGTCGGCACGCTCCAGCCGATCGACGACGTGGTGGCGATCGCGGGGGAGCACGGGATCCCCGTGCACACCGACGCCGTCCAAGCGGTAGGGTCGGTCCCGGTCCACGTCGGCGACAGCGGTGTGGACGCCCTGACCTTCACCGGGCACAAGCTCGGCGGACCCTACGGAGTCGGTGCCCTGGTGGTACGCCGGGAGGTGCCGGTGACCGCGCTGCTGCACGGCGGCGGGCAGGAGCGGGACATCCGCAGCGGCACCCTGAACCCGCCCGGGATCGCGGCCCTGGCCGCCGCGGTCGAGGCCGCGGTCGCCAACCAGGAGGCGCACGCCGCGCGGCTCTCCGCGCTGCGCGACGACCTGGTCCGCCGGGTCCTCGAGGTGGTGCCGGACGCCCACCTGCACGGGGATCCCGTACGACGGCTGCCCGGCAACGCGCACCTGGGCTTCCCCGACTGCGAGGGCGACTCCCTGCTGATGCTGCTGGACGCCCAGGGGATCGAGTGCTCCACCGGATCCGCCTGCTCGGCCGGCGTGCCGCAGCCCTCGCACGTGCTGCTGGCGATGGGGTGCGACCCCGCGCAGGCCCGGCACTCGCTGCGCTTCTCGCTGGGCCACTCCAGCACCCCGGCCGACGTCGACGCGCTGGTCTCGGCGATCGGACCCGCGGTCGAGCGGGCCCGGCTGGCGCACCGAGGCACCCGGTGA
- a CDS encoding TIGR03936 family radical SAM-associated protein: protein MREQPEQQAPPVQRLRIRYAKRGRLRFTSHRDFSRAFERAVFRARIPMAYSSGFNPHPRISYAGASPTGAASEAEYLEIGLAQVVDPADVHRELDEALPEGLDVLEVVESPGGSLSDQLTGSRWRIGLPGDADLAPLVERFLAQETILVERMTKKGLREFDARGAVVSMRAEPGPGGTVLDLVLRHTVPAVRPDDVLTAMGKVGELKHAGAPVLTRLEQGPFDELTQTIGDPLHVAT from the coding sequence GTGCGTGAGCAGCCCGAGCAGCAAGCCCCCCCGGTCCAACGACTGCGGATCCGTTACGCCAAGCGCGGGCGGCTGCGGTTCACCAGCCACCGCGACTTCAGCCGCGCCTTCGAGCGGGCGGTGTTCCGGGCGCGGATCCCGATGGCCTACTCGTCGGGGTTCAACCCGCACCCGCGCATCTCCTACGCCGGCGCCTCGCCCACCGGGGCGGCCTCGGAGGCGGAGTACCTGGAGATCGGGCTGGCCCAGGTGGTCGACCCCGCGGACGTGCACCGGGAGCTCGACGAGGCACTGCCCGAGGGCCTCGACGTGCTCGAGGTCGTCGAGTCGCCCGGCGGCTCGCTCAGCGACCAGCTGACCGGCAGCCGTTGGCGCATCGGCCTGCCGGGGGACGCGGACCTCGCACCCCTGGTCGAGCGGTTCCTGGCCCAGGAGACGATCCTGGTGGAGCGGATGACCAAGAAGGGCCTGCGCGAGTTCGACGCCCGCGGGGCCGTCGTGTCGATGCGCGCCGAGCCGGGCCCGGGCGGCACCGTCCTGGACCTCGTGCTGCGGCACACCGTGCCCGCGGTGCGGCCCGACGACGTGCTGACCGCGATGGGCAAGGTCGGGGAGCTCAAGCACGCCGGCGCTCCGGTGCTGACCCGGCTGGAGCAGGGTCCGTTCGACGAGCTGACCCAGACGATCGGCGACCCGCTGCACGTCGCGACATAA
- the proB gene encoding glutamate 5-kinase produces the protein MSEPSARREVVLEARRIVVKVGSSSLTSAAGGIDPDRVAELVDVLAAVRARGAEVVLVSSGAIAAGLAPLGLARRPRALAAQQAAASVGQGLLAHHYQQEFARHGIVTGQVLLTAEDVTRRVHYRNAYQTLAKLLELEALPVVNENDTVATSEIRFGDNDRLAALVAHLVHADLLVLLSDVDGLYDGPPSLAGTRMLSDVRSAKDLEGVRIGSAGSAGVGTGGMVTKVEAARIATGAGIPVVLTSADNAVQALGGEPVGTLFHARGRRRPTRLLWLAHASEPKGRLALDAGAVRAVVERRASLLAAGVTGVTGRFSAGDPVDLIDPDGRPVARGLVNFDSEEVPALLGKSSQQLKRELGAGFEREVVHRDDLVILDQL, from the coding sequence ATGAGCGAGCCCAGCGCCCGGCGGGAGGTCGTGCTGGAGGCCCGGCGGATCGTGGTCAAGGTCGGGTCCTCGTCGCTGACCAGTGCGGCCGGCGGCATCGATCCCGACCGGGTCGCTGAGCTGGTCGACGTCCTGGCGGCCGTCCGCGCCCGGGGCGCGGAGGTCGTGCTCGTCTCCTCCGGCGCGATCGCCGCGGGGCTCGCGCCGCTGGGCCTGGCCCGGCGGCCACGGGCCCTGGCGGCCCAGCAGGCCGCGGCCTCGGTGGGTCAGGGCCTGCTGGCCCATCACTACCAGCAGGAGTTCGCCCGGCACGGGATCGTCACCGGCCAGGTGCTGCTGACCGCCGAGGACGTCACCCGCCGGGTGCACTACCGCAACGCCTACCAGACGCTGGCCAAGCTGCTGGAGCTGGAGGCGCTGCCGGTCGTCAACGAGAACGACACGGTCGCCACCTCCGAGATCCGGTTCGGGGACAACGACCGCCTGGCGGCGCTGGTCGCGCACCTGGTCCACGCCGACCTGCTGGTGCTCCTCTCCGACGTCGACGGCCTCTACGACGGTCCGCCCAGCCTGGCGGGCACCCGGATGCTCAGCGACGTGCGCTCGGCGAAGGACCTCGAGGGCGTCCGGATCGGCAGTGCCGGCTCGGCCGGCGTCGGCACCGGGGGCATGGTGACGAAGGTGGAGGCGGCGCGGATCGCGACCGGGGCGGGCATCCCGGTGGTGCTGACCTCGGCCGACAACGCGGTCCAGGCTCTCGGGGGAGAGCCCGTGGGGACGCTCTTCCACGCCCGCGGCCGTCGCCGGCCCACCCGCCTGCTCTGGCTGGCCCACGCCTCCGAGCCCAAGGGGCGCCTGGCGCTTGACGCTGGCGCGGTGCGCGCCGTGGTCGAGCGGCGCGCCTCCCTACTCGCAGCCGGGGTCACCGGGGTCACGGGCCGGTTCTCCGCCGGCGACCCGGTCGACCTGATCGATCCGGACGGACGCCCGGTCGCCCGGGGGCTGGTCAACTTCGACTCCGAGGAGGTGCCGGCCCTGCTCGGCAAGTCCTCCCAGCAGCTCAAGCGCGAGCTCGGCGCCGGCTTCGAGCGCGAGGTGGTCCACCGCGACGACCTGGTAATCCTCGACCAGCTCTGA
- a CDS encoding winged helix DNA-binding domain-containing protein: MRRVGDRERRSRLALRHGLAPGARFADPVTAAAAMTALHATEAASVHLALWARVEGVRVADVDRALNQDRSLVKQLAMRRTLWAVPRDLHAAVLGSAAARVAQAERRRLVKDVQAEGLAEDGERWLEGVRELTLAQLADGVPRSVPRLRAAVPELSEKITRGAGRWRTSIYVATPVTTVLGAQGEIVRGPNEGGWWQPRPTWVAADSWLGPREEPWPEEAGYLELVRRWLWTFGPGTEDDLVWWLGSTRTAVRRALSTLGAVQVELDGGAVGWLRPDDAEPVGEVEPWAALLPTLDPTTMGWKGRDFHLAAEHRPRIFDSVGNAGTSAWWDGRIVGCWVQDEEGTVRVVLHEDVGRAGTARLDELAAGLTGWLDGTRVGNAYSSRQLKSASLP, encoded by the coding sequence ATGCGCCGCGTGGGGGACCGAGAACGAAGGAGCCGACTGGCTCTACGGCACGGACTGGCTCCCGGGGCCCGGTTCGCCGACCCGGTGACGGCAGCGGCCGCGATGACGGCGCTGCACGCCACCGAGGCGGCCAGCGTCCACCTGGCGCTCTGGGCCAGGGTCGAGGGCGTACGCGTGGCGGACGTGGACCGGGCGCTGAACCAGGACCGCTCCCTGGTCAAGCAGCTGGCGATGCGACGCACGTTGTGGGCCGTGCCCCGCGACCTGCACGCGGCGGTGCTCGGCAGCGCAGCCGCCCGGGTGGCGCAGGCGGAGCGGCGGAGGCTGGTCAAGGACGTCCAGGCCGAGGGTCTGGCCGAGGACGGCGAGCGCTGGCTGGAGGGAGTGCGCGAGCTCACCCTGGCGCAGCTGGCCGACGGTGTGCCGAGGTCGGTGCCCCGGCTCCGCGCCGCGGTGCCGGAGCTCTCCGAGAAGATCACCCGCGGCGCCGGCCGGTGGCGGACCAGCATCTATGTGGCCACACCCGTCACCACGGTGCTCGGCGCGCAGGGGGAGATCGTCCGGGGTCCCAACGAGGGCGGTTGGTGGCAGCCGCGTCCGACCTGGGTCGCCGCCGACAGCTGGCTGGGTCCGCGGGAGGAGCCGTGGCCGGAGGAGGCTGGGTACCTGGAGCTGGTGCGCCGCTGGCTGTGGACCTTCGGTCCCGGGACCGAGGACGACCTGGTGTGGTGGCTCGGCTCCACCCGGACCGCCGTACGCCGTGCCCTGAGCACGCTCGGCGCGGTCCAGGTCGAGCTGGACGGCGGCGCGGTGGGATGGCTGCGGCCGGACGACGCGGAGCCGGTGGGCGAGGTCGAGCCCTGGGCCGCGCTGCTGCCGACCCTGGATCCCACCACGATGGGCTGGAAGGGACGAGACTTCCATCTCGCCGCGGAGCACCGGCCACGGATCTTCGACAGCGTCGGCAACGCCGGCACCAGCGCCTGGTGGGACGGCCGGATCGTCGGCTGCTGGGTGCAGGACGAGGAGGGCACGGTCCGGGTGGTGCTGCACGAGGACGTCGGGCGTGCGGGCACGGCGCGACTCGACGAGCTGGCGGCGGGGTTGACGGGCTGGCTGGACGGGACGCGGGTGGGCAACGCCTACAGCTCACGGCAGCTCAAATCGGCGTCCCTGCCCTGA
- a CDS encoding endonuclease/exonuclease/phosphatase family protein → MRRLLLPLGAAACLLAGAGLSTVRLVQPEVGLAVRLVALAPWAVPAYLLALLLLVSMLLTSRARRHLAPRLAPWAALAVAGLVLHGTWLAPLFVGAGEPPADAGPRLRVMTANLLNGTADAEALVRLAEAQDVDLLAVQEVTPTSLLLMEEAGLNEQLPFHAGQALYGVEGTMLYSRFPLSGERAVPTRWTSFVVAARVEGTRFRVLVTHPESPMGNAAQWREDHRMLRETVGGRPPDLLMGDLNATPDHRELRALLDAGLRDAAEQAGSGWQPTWPSAGEVGRGPLSLPPVVTIDHVLVGDGWTATRTRTLEVPGTDHAALVAEVVAP, encoded by the coding sequence GTGCGTCGCCTCCTGCTCCCGCTCGGCGCTGCGGCGTGCCTGCTGGCGGGCGCGGGGCTGAGCACAGTGCGCCTGGTCCAGCCGGAGGTGGGGCTCGCGGTCCGCCTCGTCGCGCTCGCGCCCTGGGCGGTCCCGGCGTACCTGCTGGCCCTGCTGCTCCTGGTCTCGATGCTCCTGACCTCCCGGGCCCGGAGGCACCTGGCGCCGAGGCTGGCGCCCTGGGCGGCGCTCGCGGTCGCCGGGCTGGTGCTGCACGGGACCTGGCTGGCCCCGCTGTTCGTGGGCGCCGGCGAGCCCCCGGCCGACGCCGGTCCACGGCTGCGGGTGATGACCGCCAACCTGCTCAACGGCACTGCGGACGCCGAGGCGCTGGTGCGACTCGCCGAGGCGCAGGACGTCGACCTGCTCGCCGTCCAGGAGGTGACCCCGACCAGCCTGCTGCTGATGGAGGAGGCGGGGCTCAACGAGCAGCTGCCGTTCCACGCCGGGCAGGCGCTGTACGGGGTGGAGGGCACGATGCTCTACTCGCGCTTCCCCCTCAGCGGTGAGCGGGCGGTGCCCACCCGGTGGACCTCGTTCGTGGTGGCTGCCCGGGTGGAGGGGACGAGGTTCCGCGTCCTGGTCACCCATCCGGAGTCCCCGATGGGGAACGCGGCGCAGTGGCGCGAGGACCACCGAATGCTGCGCGAGACCGTCGGCGGCCGGCCGCCGGACCTGCTGATGGGCGACCTCAACGCCACGCCGGACCACCGCGAGCTCCGCGCGCTGCTGGACGCCGGGCTGCGCGACGCCGCGGAACAGGCGGGCTCGGGGTGGCAGCCGACCTGGCCCTCGGCGGGCGAGGTGGGGCGGGGGCCCCTGTCGCTGCCGCCGGTGGTGACGATCGACCACGTCCTGGTGGGCGACGGGTGGACGGCGACCCGCACCCGGACCCTCGAGGTGCCCGGCACCGACCACGCGGCCCTGGTCGCGGAGGTCGTCGCGCCCTGA
- a CDS encoding Rne/Rng family ribonuclease — protein sequence MLDENLTENNQDAADQPVSETGNAPEGAAADPAAKPARKTAARKSAAKKAPAKKATTPRKSTAKKAVAAPAGDDQVDAAATPEAAPEDQAAAGAAEQAPAKKAPAKRAPRKSTAKKTAPAEAAAEHAEAPAQVSGTLPLFQAPEAPKAPARRTRKKAVAAPEPVAASEAPAAESTESAAEAAEAAADTAPKVTRTTRSARSRSRAAKTTQAAPAAAETPEPVEAAAPADEDELVEAEAEIETQVEAAEPIETSDATEDSGSDDEDSEDQNEDQNEDQNGDGSPSRRRRRRGGRRRRKAGDSQDDNAPSGAESPGAEAEEATPADAAESGSEGGAEAGDSAAGEEEGSSSGSRRRRRRRRSGDGGGGAEGSDDPENTVTRVRKSRTGEDQITALAGSTRLEAKKQRRREGREAGRRRAPIVSEAEFLARREAVDRVMVIRQKKDLTQIAVLEDKVLVEHYVARESQTSLIGNVYLGRVQNVLPSMEAAFIDIGKGRNAVLYAGEVNWSALGHKEGQPRKIESVLSSGQSVLVQVTKDPVGHKGARLTSQISLAGRFLVYVPDGTTSGISRKLPDTERNRLKTLLKDIVPDSAGVIVRTAAEGASEDELTRDVERLKARWEDIEAKARGNAPQLLYGEPDLTLKVVRDLFTEDFKKLVIEGDDAWDTVQGYVTHVAPDLEDRLERYQPADNASAQQGDVFAAYRIDEQIAKGLDRKVFLPSGGSLIIDRTEAMTVVDVNTGKFTGSGGNLEETVTKNNLEAAEEIVRQLRLRDIGGIIVVDFIDMVLESNRDLVVRRLVECLGRDRTRHQVAEVTSLGLVQMTRKRIGTGLLESFSTDCEHCAGRGVVVKNAPVEARASSGDDESRRGGRRGKGRGKESGNGGGAAGGTSERATERPAVAPSPKDVAAMAKPENAGVAVTDEPGSTPAQPEVQESTTEAAPAQSEVAQSEVAQPEVAQSEVAQSEVERPKVQQRKVSRRRVERPRAEQPEVGQPRPEPTPEPARSEPDAVVAPVAAPPADEQAPRVVTRTRRRAASRPAGPPETSSAPSVVAADATEASGTPGASPEGEDGANDSQVEHVPVKKKGARKR from the coding sequence ATGCTCGACGAGAACCTGACCGAGAACAACCAGGACGCGGCGGACCAGCCCGTCAGCGAGACCGGGAACGCGCCGGAGGGCGCAGCCGCCGACCCGGCGGCGAAGCCGGCGAGGAAGACCGCGGCCCGCAAGAGCGCCGCCAAGAAGGCGCCGGCCAAGAAGGCCACCACCCCGCGCAAGAGCACGGCCAAGAAGGCCGTCGCCGCTCCCGCGGGCGACGACCAGGTCGACGCGGCCGCCACGCCCGAGGCGGCGCCTGAGGACCAGGCCGCCGCCGGTGCGGCCGAGCAGGCCCCCGCGAAGAAGGCGCCCGCCAAGCGCGCCCCGCGCAAGAGCACCGCCAAGAAGACCGCCCCGGCCGAGGCTGCCGCCGAGCATGCCGAGGCCCCGGCTCAGGTCTCGGGCACCCTTCCTCTCTTCCAGGCTCCGGAGGCCCCGAAGGCCCCGGCCCGCCGCACCCGCAAGAAGGCGGTGGCGGCTCCCGAGCCCGTGGCCGCGTCGGAGGCTCCCGCCGCCGAGTCGACCGAGTCCGCCGCGGAGGCCGCCGAGGCGGCTGCGGACACCGCGCCGAAGGTCACCCGGACCACGCGCTCGGCTCGCAGCCGGTCGCGGGCCGCCAAGACCACGCAGGCCGCCCCCGCCGCGGCCGAGACGCCCGAGCCCGTCGAGGCCGCCGCGCCGGCCGACGAGGACGAGCTCGTCGAGGCCGAGGCCGAGATCGAGACCCAGGTCGAGGCGGCCGAGCCGATCGAGACCAGCGACGCCACCGAGGACTCCGGTTCCGACGACGAGGACTCCGAGGACCAGAACGAGGACCAGAACGAGGACCAGAACGGTGACGGGTCGCCCTCGCGGCGCCGTCGCCGTCGCGGAGGCCGTCGCCGGCGCAAGGCAGGCGACTCCCAGGACGACAACGCCCCGAGCGGTGCGGAGTCCCCGGGCGCCGAGGCCGAGGAGGCCACGCCCGCCGACGCCGCCGAGTCCGGCAGCGAGGGTGGCGCCGAGGCGGGCGACTCCGCCGCGGGCGAGGAGGAGGGGTCTTCCTCGGGCTCGCGTCGTCGCCGGCGTCGTCGCCGCAGCGGTGACGGCGGGGGAGGGGCCGAGGGCTCCGACGACCCGGAGAACACCGTCACCCGCGTCCGCAAGAGCCGTACCGGCGAGGACCAGATCACCGCGCTCGCCGGCTCGACCCGGCTGGAGGCGAAGAAGCAGCGCCGGCGTGAGGGCCGCGAGGCCGGCCGCCGTCGGGCCCCGATCGTCAGCGAGGCGGAGTTCCTCGCCCGCCGTGAGGCCGTCGACCGGGTGATGGTGATCCGGCAGAAGAAGGACCTCACCCAGATCGCGGTGCTGGAGGACAAGGTGCTCGTGGAGCACTACGTCGCCCGCGAGTCGCAGACCTCCCTGATCGGCAACGTCTACCTCGGCCGGGTGCAGAACGTGCTGCCCTCGATGGAGGCGGCGTTCATCGACATCGGCAAGGGGCGCAACGCGGTCCTCTACGCCGGCGAGGTCAACTGGTCCGCGCTGGGCCACAAGGAGGGCCAGCCGCGCAAGATCGAGTCGGTGCTCTCCTCCGGCCAGAGCGTCCTGGTCCAGGTGACCAAGGACCCGGTCGGCCACAAGGGCGCCCGGCTGACCAGCCAGATCAGCCTGGCCGGCCGCTTCCTGGTCTACGTGCCCGACGGCACCACCAGCGGGATCTCCCGCAAGCTCCCGGACACCGAGCGCAACCGGCTCAAGACGCTGCTCAAGGACATCGTGCCGGACAGCGCCGGGGTGATCGTGCGCACCGCCGCGGAGGGCGCCAGCGAGGACGAGCTGACCCGCGACGTCGAGCGGCTCAAGGCGCGCTGGGAGGACATCGAGGCCAAGGCCCGCGGCAACGCCCCGCAGCTGCTCTACGGCGAGCCCGACCTGACGCTGAAGGTCGTGCGCGACCTCTTCACCGAGGACTTCAAGAAGCTGGTCATCGAGGGGGACGACGCCTGGGACACCGTCCAGGGCTACGTCACCCACGTGGCGCCCGACCTCGAGGACCGGCTCGAGCGCTACCAGCCGGCCGACAACGCCTCCGCCCAGCAGGGCGACGTCTTCGCGGCGTACCGGATCGACGAGCAGATCGCCAAGGGCCTGGATCGCAAGGTCTTCCTGCCCTCGGGCGGCTCCCTGATCATCGACCGCACCGAGGCGATGACGGTCGTCGACGTCAACACCGGCAAGTTCACCGGCTCGGGCGGGAACCTCGAGGAGACCGTCACCAAGAACAACCTGGAGGCGGCCGAGGAGATCGTCCGCCAGCTGCGGCTGCGCGACATCGGCGGCATCATCGTCGTCGACTTCATCGACATGGTCCTGGAGTCCAACCGCGACCTGGTGGTCCGCCGCCTGGTCGAGTGCCTGGGCCGCGACCGCACTCGGCACCAGGTCGCCGAGGTGACCTCGCTGGGCCTGGTGCAGATGACCCGCAAGCGGATCGGGACCGGGCTCCTGGAGTCGTTCTCCACCGACTGCGAGCACTGCGCGGGTCGTGGGGTCGTGGTCAAGAACGCACCGGTCGAGGCGAGGGCCTCCTCCGGCGACGACGAGTCCCGTCGCGGCGGTCGCCGCGGGAAGGGCCGGGGCAAGGAGTCCGGGAACGGAGGCGGCGCGGCCGGCGGTACGTCGGAGCGCGCGACCGAGAGGCCCGCCGTGGCCCCCTCGCCCAAGGACGTGGCCGCGATGGCCAAGCCGGAGAACGCCGGGGTCGCGGTCACGGACGAGCCCGGGTCGACCCCGGCGCAGCCCGAGGTGCAGGAGTCCACGACGGAGGCCGCCCCCGCGCAGTCCGAGGTCGCGCAGTCCGAGGTCGCGCAGCCCGAGGTCGCGCAGTCCGAGGTCGCGCAGTCCGAGGTCGAGCGACCGAAGGTCCAGCAGCGCAAGGTCTCGCGACGCAGGGTCGAGCGGCCCCGGGCGGAGCAGCCCGAGGTCGGGCAGCCGAGGCCCGAACCGACGCCCGAGCCCGCCCGCAGCGAGCCGGACGCCGTCGTGGCACCCGTCGCCGCTCCGCCGGCCGACGAGCAGGCTCCCCGCGTGGTCACCCGTACCCGCCGCCGGGCCGCCTCACGGCCCGCCGGCCCCCCGGAGACGTCCTCGGCCCCGTCCGTGGTCGCCGCGGACGCCACCGAGGCCTCTGGCACCCCCGGTGCCTCGCCGGAGGGCGAGGACGGGGCCAACGACTCCCAGGTGGAGCACGTGCCGGTGAAGAAGAAGGGGGCACGCAAGCGCTGA
- the rpmA gene encoding 50S ribosomal protein L27, whose amino-acid sequence MAHKKGAASTKNGRDSNAQRLGVKRYGGQAVGAGEIIVRQRGTHFHPGSGVGRGGDDTLFALVAGAVEFGTKRGRKVVNVVPGE is encoded by the coding sequence ATGGCACACAAGAAGGGTGCGGCCTCGACCAAGAACGGTCGCGACTCCAACGCACAGCGCCTCGGCGTCAAGCGCTACGGCGGCCAGGCCGTCGGCGCCGGCGAGATCATCGTCCGCCAGCGCGGCACGCACTTCCACCCCGGCAGCGGCGTCGGCCGCGGTGGCGACGACACCCTGTTCGCCCTGGTGGCGGGCGCTGTCGAGTTCGGCACCAAGCGTGGCCGCAAGGTCGTCAACGTCGTTCCCGGCGAGTGA